In one Achromobacter spanius genomic region, the following are encoded:
- a CDS encoding enoyl-CoA hydratase/isomerase family protein, with the protein MADYEFIKLQLDGGVATLTLNRPEKRNAISDAMRTELIHALEAVSADRGTRALVLTGEGKGFCAGGDISGMQRRMDAPSGEVAFNGWSRQQHVHHTVSLLYRMPKPTIAAVNGAAAGLGADTALSCDFIVASEAASFTWSYIARGLIPDGGGMYFLPRRVGLARAKDLIYSGRKVLADEALALGIADRLAPAGEEVRAARAWAAELAQGSATALALGKSILDQSSELTADQVFAMGSQAQGICYTSTEHRESVAEFLAKMAQAKTAKAPGADQ; encoded by the coding sequence ATGGCGGACTACGAATTCATCAAACTGCAGTTGGACGGCGGAGTGGCGACGCTGACGCTGAACCGCCCGGAAAAGCGCAACGCGATCAGCGACGCCATGCGCACCGAATTGATCCACGCGCTGGAGGCCGTGAGCGCCGACCGGGGCACAAGGGCATTGGTGCTGACCGGCGAAGGCAAGGGCTTTTGCGCGGGCGGCGACATCTCGGGCATGCAGCGCCGCATGGACGCACCCAGCGGCGAGGTCGCTTTCAACGGCTGGTCGCGGCAGCAGCACGTGCACCACACGGTCAGCCTGCTGTATCGCATGCCCAAGCCCACCATCGCGGCCGTCAACGGCGCGGCTGCCGGGCTGGGCGCGGACACGGCGCTTAGCTGCGATTTCATCGTGGCATCCGAAGCGGCGTCGTTCACCTGGAGCTACATTGCGCGCGGGCTGATTCCGGATGGCGGCGGCATGTACTTTCTGCCGCGCCGCGTGGGGCTGGCGCGCGCCAAGGACCTGATCTATTCCGGCCGCAAGGTACTGGCCGATGAGGCCTTGGCCTTGGGGATTGCGGACCGCCTGGCGCCCGCTGGCGAGGAAGTGCGCGCGGCCCGGGCTTGGGCGGCCGAACTGGCGCAAGGCTCGGCCACGGCGCTGGCGCTCGGCAAGTCGATTCTGGACCAGAGTTCCGAGCTGACGGCGGACCAGGTGTTCGCGATGGGCAGCCAGGCGCAGGGCATTTGCTACACCAGCACGGAACACCGCGAATCCGTGGCGGAGTTTCTGGCGAAGATGGCCCAGGCCAAGACGGCCAAGGCCCCGGGAGCAGACCAATGA